CTACAACAATATTGACAAGAAAGATAAAAGCCACTTACTGCTCTTacttttattattgttattactgaaaactttaataaaatgtgtttaccTGTTAATGTCACGATACCTGAAATAAGACATGCCATTAATaccattgttttcatttttagattttttttcaaatatatgcattattaaagagcacctatttcattgcttaaaacaatgtatttggtataatacaatgtgtttgcatggtttatggttaaaaaaacacagcattttccacataccatgcATTTTTGTAgatccagatttcactctcttcctgaaatgagCCGGAAAcgtgacactccttaccatgtttgaaagattcggttactaacaggagttaatttacaggctgtgggtccgaagcgggaggaattatgataatgtcggtcttctctacatcaccaatcccaggaagtaaactgttgcctacattccatgtgtttgttgtagtccaagaaaagagatttacgttggagacgataactctcTTACTTTGGGGTGTGTCTCCTGTCCGTAGAGAAATTGGGGGTGAAATCAAAATAAACCTTTTCAGAGGAACAGACCCATCCAGTTTTTAGTTTCTCTAAAAGCCGGCAGAGAATCTGTATGTTTGCTTGAGGCTATTGCTTACCTCCTGTGAGAGGACACAGAATCTGCAGCCTGGATGTCTGTGTAGAATTACCCCATGAAAAGTGTCTTTCTCATGGGTTATCTGAGAGCTCCTCCAGTCAACGTCTCAGTTTAACCTGTAGGTATGCAGGATGGAGAGATATGGAGGGTGGGGAGGCAGTGAATGAGAGGTTGAGAAAGACCACTCTCACTATCAGATGCCTCGGCTTATGTTTCTGGGCAAAGATATTGTAAGCACACATTTTGTGTGGGATTGGTGCTTTCTTTtgaacgctctctctctctttttcaaaAGTTTGTTGACTGCCTAGGTAAAGCTTGTAGTAGTTGAATTCTCAGCATGTGTCTGAAACATATGTCTATGCAGGCATTTCATTTGCAGAGCATTGCCTTCGCAGCACAAAGGTCAAGGGTTCAATTCCCAGGGCTTGATGTACTGATGTACTGTGCTGTCTCTGGTGATGAAGCTGGATTGGTATGAATGAGGTTTTTACAGCTTGTTAGGCAACCAGCAAAATTATTCGCAACTGGCTTCGAAAACCATTATAAGCATTCTGTGCGCTTACAGCAGCTCAGTCTAATCACATTTAATGCTCTGGTGAGCCACAATTGCAAGATCACATAatacaaacaaaacaattaagttcatttttcatttttaaagaaatagttttCCCACCCAAAAAACCCTGTGTGCTGGAGTGTTTTGTTCACTCCAGAGCATTCATGCAAATCATTTCATTAAATGAACGTCATGATATCATTCAGTTTAATGTCACTGAACCGGTTTCATAAATAGAAATAacagatgtaaacataatactCTCAGGTGTTCGACTGCAAGATTTTATGGCTGTATTTAATGTTCAGAGATTCATTAAATGAGGCACAAAACATTTCGGAAATTTTTACTGCAGTGCTAATgagatgaaaataaaatgtcctGAAACAAATCTTTCAAATTTAAAGTTGTGTTCATTAGTgctcaaaaaaattatatggAGATACATTGTCATTAACTCCTGATGGAGCGCACTATGAATGAAATGTTGTGAACATAGTAGGTGTCGATAAACGTACTTAGGACAATCATAATGTTAGTCTCATTGTTGCAAAATTACTAGCAGTTCaggtcaggctgcaaaagacgccATTTCAACATGCATCACACACTCGGatgctctgattggttgtaggtccatccaattgagtgcagaggcatttttttGTCCTGGTTCGCTTGAAACACGCCCCATGATCACAGCCCAATCAGGActcaaaatttacttttttatttggtagcactggtgctcccaactttaaagagttaggagcacaAGCAATAATTTAGGCGCatccatccaaaaattaaaaagcaccacaactacaatgtatatgttaatagatttatcttattaaaaataaaacgccACCACCGGGCTTTACACATCTTATGGCCAGGATTAGAAATTTGGtcttctattttatttttttttttttttgctgcatgGATTCCTAAATTAATACCCAAATGCTGTTGAAATAGTATAGCAGCATTAACATGATtaagattacaatagaaaatctagcaaacacctaaaacactgattaattgagacattacaaaagtgaccttaatatagaaggctaatattggtattgataactgcatcaccaggatgctattactactaaataggcaatgtttaaaaaaatacaacaaaaacataccatcagcattgtcgtgttccacatAAACATGGACCACAAGGATGTTTGTCTGATGTCCATTCACCATCGCATGCGCACATACACTGTCAAACACTCTTTGACAAACAGGTCGGTGTCTCtatcaataatgaacacatttgtcacGACACTTCTTGTGTGTTTGGCACTTTTgccatgtttaagcaaggtctggcgcttaaaatgttttgattctgccaccaacgccgttttacgggatttacagtaaacacagtaagtTACATCAAGGCATTTTCATAGCGGAGACACTCAAAATCTTTAAGGCACTCTCTCCGAAATGTTTAACGTCAAGTCTTACTTTTCGGTGGTGGAGTCGCATTTGAATCCGGATCGTCGTCATTAGttacagtagtaacattggctgtaaTCGGCTCGTTCTCATTATTACTGGTGTTAATGATTgtagttgatccgtgatccatatGGAAGGAACGCATGCGATCcgcaataaataataataataaagcaaCACCTTtttgaaaaaagacaaaagagAAGAAGTTGAAAGTAAGGGTGTCAAGGTGAATAATTCCCCTAaaagctaataaatgaatgtcaaaaacacaacactggttattcaatgtacaataaacagatAATAATGTAACAAATTTTTCTGAACAAAAGAAATGTAACTAATAATTGACCTGTATCGTGATGTGCACAGCATCGTGGCATTGGTATTGGGATAGGAAACTTTATCGTACTGTGAAGTTGTTGCCAACACCCTAGTGTTCACCCATTGTTATTCATGAATATATGCATTGATTTTAGTTTAAAGCTGTTATCCGGGGTTACAATCTGCTTCATTTTAATACACCATATTAGCTGAATTTATTGATGCAGTTTTGTCACcttattttttacttaaaacagcCTTTGTTGTGTTTGCGGTAAAGTAACTTTGACATTTCTCCAGTCTGCTGTAATCTCATAATAACCAATGCATATATAAACTGTTTTATGATCTGACTGCTGTAATCCCAGGTAAACCATTGGTGTGATCTGtcttttttcaaactttatgtGTAATTGTTGTAATGAATCAAAAGGTTACAGAGTGTGGCAACTCCCTCCAAATTTGTTTAGTAAATTCTGAGGTCTTGCTTCATCTGACAGATATGTGTGTAAGCTCCTCCTCCTGGCCAAGGTCCTATTTAACCACGTGTGTTTACTTGTGTGTATGTGAGCCAGTTTGCATGCTTGCGTTCTTCAGCTAGTATGTGATTAGTGTTGTGATTTTTGGACCGTTGTTTCCAGGTCTTTTGCTCTGGGAGGTTTTCTCAGGAAGTGTCCTGGTCTCCTTAGGACAATCAGACAGGAACTGGATCACCATAGCCACATGAAGCCTCGGCCAGTAAGGACAGGATTATGATGCAGGATGTGATGTCACTCAAAGGAAGCTACGTGAATGTATTGTGTGTCTTTGAATATGTGTGCAGACTGGGGTTTTATTTCTGAAATGCACACCAAAGGTCTGACAGTAATGAAAGTGCGGATTTGATGTATTTCGTTGGCGTCCTTTGGACTCGGGTGAATGTGTGCTTTGGACTTAAGTGCTGTTGGCTGCccagtgtttgtgttttttaaggGTTTTTTGGGCCCTGCATTACTGAGATCCGAGCTGGCTTGTACCTGCTGGCCCTTCTTCAGAAAAGGTAGGGAATTTAGCTAGAAACTAACTTAAACTATAAAGTCACACAAGTTTTACTCTTGTGCACCCGCGGTGGTACTTTTATATTGATTTACTTCCCTGTTTAGTGAAGTTTATTGATCGTAACCATATTCTTAATTACTATATGAATGTTCATATCATTTATAGATGTAAGTTTTATTGTGGTTAATGTCATCAAAACGGTCTAGTGGGATTGTAAACGGCAACAACTTTGCGCATATAAGCTCATGGCTTCAACTTTACCTTACTGTTCTTTATTTAACCATGCTACAGAAAATGCATTTAAGGTATTGTGGGAATGTTTTAGGATGATCTGCTTGACCTGGAACAATTAGGCATTGTTGTGTTGACCTTGCGGCTCTGGAATGCCACTTTGTGCCAACGTGAATCATCGCACTTGAAGCAGAATATCTCACATTATCATGAAGTCCTCAAGGCCACTCGTCTGGCATGTGTGTAGGAGACATCTGTCCATCTGAAATGTCCCTGTCTGGACGTCTTCCTTTATTTCCCCTAAGATCCAACCTCGTGTTAGACCCACAACATTCTGCTGCAGATTGTGCTTTGACAGTTAAATATTGAGCTAATAATGCTATCCAAGAGAAGACTGTCACTGCTTCTTCCTCATCAGTGTAGATCTAAAGCCTTGGGATCTTGGGATTATCTTGCTTGAGTTCTGGTGACATGTTTGAAACAACTTGACTGAGCACTTTCATTCTCTTGTCTTTGTTTTGATTTATCTGCGCATCCtgaaatagaaatgaaggtttGGTTCTCTGATTAATGTCTGGCTGTTGAAGCCCGAATGGGATTTTGACTGCTGTATTGATTTTAGAGGTTCTGAATGAGAATCTTTACTAATGCAGGAAACTGTTTACTATTATTACTTGAAGACAAAATAAATAGCATACATTGCACAGCAACTGTAGAAATatgtgccatttttttttttattgtaactgCACCGATTTATAGGCTGATTTTTGATCAAATTAAGACTATCAGAAAATTGTTTTTTCTTCTTTGCTCaccagtgttttttaaaaagttgccagctagcgccagcattttcatgattttcacaaaagctgaatgccttccagaaaattttcttttttaaatatagaaaCATACAtctaatatatcaaatgaaagaacacaccatctgctttcaaacaaaaacacttttttatcctaccttcatttgttctctttttttcacctctcaaatatgggtaggtttcttcaaaaaataaaaacatttgagcAAAATGCTGAGTTAATTCCAtctttgtgaaggactttttgataaagatcagattcagaatgatcctcaaaacatacacagagtttgaacttTTTGCCAAATGGGAATACTTCCGGGTGTTATACGTTGGGAAAGACATATCCaccgccacctggtggattatagcggaaatacggattgccggaaaaacttgtcattggcaatCAGTTTTGGAAAACctttctttgcaagcatgtgaaaaaatatgtcattcaaatttggctccccttgtgatgtcagaaggggataacaccacctcttaatctgcactattcaaccacggcactgtcatttagtgcagacatCAGCTcatatgcatttaaaaggacacacccaaaaatggcacatttttgctcacacctacaaagtggcgattttaacatgttattataaatgatctatatggtattttaagctttattttacatttgtttaaaagtcttgtgaaatgacTCCTTTAAttgtggggaaagagttaaaaaggcTGACAAACACAGAGTCTGTTGCATAATCCAGTGTTGTTCTCTgggtaaaataattaaatgaaatCTTTAtcataaatcttataataaatgGTAAATAGATACAGTTCTTCACCGATATATTGCTCAATAATCGGTATTggtataaaaaaacacacacggCCGATATAGTCATGGTCGATATATCCTGTTAATGCAATGAAattgagctctgtgtatagaaagTGTAAAGAAACCTCATTAAGGTAATGTTCAATCATTCAGAAAATGTTATCACCCCACAAAACTATTGGTATTGGCAGATAAGGGTAGTGCGGATAGACGAAAGTATTGTGcatcatgacgatagttggtgatggttgttattattatcatcatagtttaacattaacatgcgcattgattccttcttgcacgcacctGGACATAATGCGCGTGTCTTGGACTCTTGCTCAGACCTGAACGCGTGGCATGGACCCCtagcacctgaacttgtaatgcgCATGAGTCGGACTCTTCTTCGCACGTAGCTTGTAATACGCGTGGCtttgacatttccttgcactagagaggttggcatgcaggggtttaaaaccagcAAGTGTTTTGTTCCCCTTCCCTGACACGCAGGAAGTTTTAGAGCGCCTCGGTCAGATTAATGGCATTAGTTTTAAGAAGATTGTTGTAATGACAGTGTTGCCCTTCCtttttttttgtccaccaatcaagtgacttcaataaatgagcaaaaatgaacaaataaataaatgagtaaactactgccccgccccccgATACTATTGTGTATCGGCAAATCttacaggctgacgataggacgatctcatacttccttttacagtagtttatttcaGACAACAAGggaaaataaatgacaagtgACCTTCGTTCATATATCATATCTAACACTTATTAACTGTTTGATGTATGGATTGTTAGctacaggtccttgaattttttccTGGGTGCCAAACGTCTTCACACAGTTGTAATCCATGCTTGTCATCTCCCCTCCTCTTTAGCAAacccaaacattttattttcaacaaggtttttgtttcagagatcaggttAGCCACCAGCCAGACTGGAAGTTTACTTAGGTTCAGGTGCATAACTGCGACAGCGCGGGTGTCCGATGAAACCTATATCTATAACCTAGCTAGTATATCTTAATGCATGTGCTTTTACACTTTGCTCATTTAAAACCTTATCAAAACTCTGATCTAATTAACTAACAAAAGTTCAAATAAGTGAGCAAGTGACAAATATCGGAATCGACCAGTAGTTGTTTTTATCTGTATCAACCAAAAGACTATTTCCTGTTCACGTGTTAACATCATCTTTCTGTGTCTTCTCTGTAGAATATGACAGACAGTTAGCACCCACCAAAGCCATGGCAGCGGCTTACCTGGACCCCAATCTGCCACATGCCCTGAACCAGGGGGTGAAGCCTCGCTTCAGCGCAGGGATGGAGCGGACGGCGGGTGCTCCGGAGCGCGTGCTCAAGGTCTTCCACTACTTCGAGAGCAGCAGTGAACCCTGCACTTGGGCCAGCAACATCAGACACGGGGACTCGACCGATGTCAGGGTAAGTGTACACATCTGCTGGGTCACCTGGGTGTAAGCTATGACAGCTTTAGGATTCTTccatagttgggtcaaatatagacAAACCCAtgtgttgggttataaataacccataaactgtaaaacaaagatagacgtagtgtccgtgacgtcacccatagctttctgaagatcgtttttgaagcttaaagtaagcgttgcctgccgtcgccatcttggccgcgcatCACTCACggatatccaaaaatgtgtaaaaaggcaggacgtgggtgaagctgaggtgactggttgctgaaaccacgcccgcctagctcgactctagtgacagtggctgttcaaccatcactcaagtggccacacccttaattatgcagaattttaaggcttaatatcatttaacggatgagttacaaaaaaattcacccccctcacagttgtcatgaagggcaaaattagctatatagaccaaaaatatgttgtaccaggctgtaaaaatattattttctactgtaaagcattttaacatggaggtcatTGGGATTTGACTctcttttggagccagcctcaagcggccagtcgatgaatcgcagttaaatcacttccgtattggcttcatcagagagatcggaaggtagCCCCTTGAAATAACCCATTTACCCAgcaatgggttgaaacaacctagCATTTGGGTTAAAATTTCCTCTTGAGCTCCAGGCTGTGCAGAGTTGTTCAGTATGCAGCTTGGCGTGGTGTAGACTAGAGTGCTTGTGGTAAAACCGTTCAGACAATGGCTTACTACTCTAAATTATTTAATGAGGTTGGTTTTTGAAGGAGAGTAGCTGTGAGACTTCAAAGTGCATTGTCCTGCTTTTATCGCTCGCACGGCTGTCGTTACCCAGTTTTTTTGCTGTTTCTTGCAGGTTTACACCGTATACTTTTCGGGGCGAAACCTCATCAAAATATCTAAAGACCTGCTGTATTCAGAGCGCCTTTACTGAACCATTACTAATTCACTTTGTGAAATAGATTAAATTCTGTTTTGGGGCTAAGTGTGATAAAAGCTTGTAATTAATCTGGGTTTTGCCTCTTTAATAAGTTGTGTATGCTGtatgttaatatttaatgtCTGTAAGTGCTCTTGAGAGATATCAGCTATCGTTATTCATCAAACACTAATGTAACCTATCAGATCTGCACTAATGCATTTTGCAATTCGCATAATGAATTAAATAGCATGTTTCTATCCTGTTAGACATTGTGTATGATGTTTCAGCCGAGTCTTGAATGCCCTGCATTCTCTCTCTTTCCCAGCTTCCATTCAACATATTGACCCACCGCATGACACATTAATCAATGAGAGATTCAACTGAAAGACCTCTGATCTTCAGCATCTTCTCAGTTCAGATGTGCGCTGCTTTGAATATTTCAGAGAGTGTCAGCATGGGCTTAGGAATAGAATTACTTTCATGTATATCTTTTTTCTGTGTTTCAGGGCATTATACAGAAGATCTTAGACATCCATAAAGTAAGGTGTGTGTCTTGCTTTGGTCTGCGTCTGAGTCATCTGAGGACAGGTGAAATTCATTGGCTCCACCCTGATATGGGCGTTTCTCACGTGAGGGAGAGGTACGAACACAGTCATCCCCAGGATGAGTGGAGGTGAGTTAATTATTTTAAAGCTGATATCATGACCATACAAGCATTGCTATTATATCTCTTGACAGTTCTTGTGGATTGTCTTTTGATATTGAAAATACGTTCTCTTATTGATATACAGAAAATGCTTGAATTAAGCCATTTGTAGGTTGATTTCCCCAAAAAGTGTAAACACGGTTGCTCTGTGGGGCCAtccaaacattgctctggtggacTTTCTGACCAATCTAACACAGCTTACACAAAGTTACCACAAAACGATGCATTATTTACTTACAAGTCCGCTCTACTACCCATGTGCTATCAACTACACTATGTGAAATACTGGCAGGTATATTTGGCCATTTAGGGACTCCAGCATTGATTTCTGTAATCATAATGCTTTTCGGTATAGTGGTCCCCACTTTCGCTTTGAGGTCTGTTGAATCTAATGATGGCGGTTAGAGTTCAACAGTATACAGAAAGATTATGAATTATGTACCATACccttatttaattgtattaaaagggccatgtcacaagactttatacggatgtaaaaaaaatactttggtgtccccaggagtacacatgtgaagttttagctcaaaataccatatagataatttattataacgcgttaaaattgacactttgtaggtgcaagcaaaaatgtggcgttttgggtgtgtcctttaaaatgcaaatgaggtgatgaaattcaaacactgatcgcaatgataaGTGATTTGTTGctattgaaactcaattgtgctgtcatttattttctctctctctctctctctctctctctctctctctctctctctctctctctctctctctctctctctctctctctctctctctctctctctctctctctctctctctctctctttctctctactCTAAATGGctgtgtcgtggttggatagtgcatattaaggggcagtattatgataataagatctccttatgagatcataaggagagccaaatttcaataacctaATTTTccacgtgcttgcagagaatggtttaccaaaactaagttactgggttgatctttttcacattttctaggttgatagaagcactgggaaccgaattatagcacttaaacatggaaaaagtcagattttcatgccatagCCCCTTT
Above is a window of Paramisgurnus dabryanus chromosome 13, PD_genome_1.1, whole genome shotgun sequence DNA encoding:
- the ptk2ab gene encoding focal adhesion kinase 1 isoform X21, with translation MCALDLSAVGCPVFVFFKGFLGPALLRSELACTCWPFFRKEYDRQLAPTKAMAAAYLDPNLPHALNQGVKPRFSAGMERTAGAPERVLKVFHYFESSSEPCTWASNIRHGDSTDVRGIIQKILDIHKVRCVSCFGLRLSHLRTGEIHWLHPDMGVSHVRERYEHSHPQDEWR